One segment of Panicum virgatum strain AP13 chromosome 3K, P.virgatum_v5, whole genome shotgun sequence DNA contains the following:
- the LOC120699780 gene encoding DNA-directed RNA polymerases II, IV and V subunit 9B, with translation MSTMKFCRECNNILYPKEDREQKVLLYACRNCDHQEVADNNCVYRNVVHHSAGEFTQVLQDVAGDPTLPRTKDVRCAVCGHGEAVFFQATARGEEGMTLFFVCCNPSCGHRWRE, from the exons ATGAGTACCATGAAGTTTTGCCGGGAATG CAACAACATCCTGTACCCCAAGGAGGACAGGGAGCAGAAGGTGCTCCTCTACGCCTGCCGGAACTGCGACCACCAG GAGGTTGCGGACAACAACTGCGTGTACCGGAACGTGGTGCACCACAGCGCTGGCGAGTTCACCCAGGTGCTCcaggacgtcgccggcgaccccaCGCTGCCCCGCACCAAGGACGTGCGCTGCGCCGTCTGCGGCCACGGCGAGGCCGTCTTCTTCCAG GCCACTGCGAGGGGTGAGGAGGGGATGACGCTCTTCTTCGTCTGCTGCAACCCCAGCTGCGGCCACCGCTGGAGGGAGTGA
- the LOC120699778 gene encoding RNA pseudouridine synthase 1, producing MTKLPLPLLLQPPAGGAATQLRSFLPPARRLAAMSAEAKTAPVSGEYPSPVSPPYPAASKDVELRRAMTASARSAVLASADVVFEDEWLAVVNKPAGVYCDAVLTALPRSAASGDSATKPNLHLANRLDRDTSGLMIITKCNKVAGKLVKAFTDHKVKKTYLALCVGCPPTWEKIKICSGHGRSKHGAWRVYAMPDVGRSLPGGSVVRDMSTQFEVLGVNGKGQFREPYNFYTDDIESITVQEKADDQTSNDDVKDSVILVRAYPQSGRTHQIRLHCQYLGFPIRGDVKYGGVIEWNGLEFDGHALHAESLSFVHPVTGLPVTFQSPTPSWAKDFYLNNGIKFP from the exons ATGACGAAACTGCccctgcccctcctcctccagcctcctgccggcggcgccgccacccaGCTCCGATCTTTCCTGccacccgcgcgccgcctcgcgGCGATGTCGGCGGAAGCAAAAACGGCGCCGGTGAGCGGGGAGTACCCGTCGCCGGTGTCCCCGCCCTACCCGGCCGCCTCCAAGGACGTGGAGCTCCGGCGCGCCATGAccgcctccgcccgctccgccgTGCTCGCCTCCGCGGACGTCGTGTTCGAGGACGAGTGGCTCGCGGTCGTCAACAAGCCCGCCGGAGTCTACTGCGACGCCGTCCTCACCGCCCTCCCTCGCTCCGCTGCTTCAG GGGACTCGGCCACAAAACCTAACCTTCACCTTGCCAACAGACTGGATCGTGATACCAGTGGGCTCATGATTATTACCAAATGCAACAAAGTTGCAGGGAAACTAGTAAAGGCATTCACGGATCATAAAGTCAAGAAAACTTATCTTGCACTCTGCGTAGGTTGCCCACCAACGTGGGAGAAGATTAAGATATGTTCCGGTCATGGGCGGTCGAAACATGGTGCTTGGCGTGTGTATGCTATGCCTGATGTTGGCAGGTCATTACCAGGGGGCTCTGTTGTAAGGGACATGAGCACACAGTTTGAAGTTTTAGGGGTCAATGGTAAAGGGCAGTTTAGAGAACCCTACAACTTTTACACCGATGATATTGAGTCAATTACTGTACAAGAAAAGGCTGATGACCAGACTAGTAATGATGATGTCAAAGACAGTGTAATTTTGGTTAGAGCCTATCCTCAAAGTGGACGGACACATCAGATTCGTCTACATTGCCAGTATCTTGGGTTCCCGATCAGAGGTGATGTTAAGTATGGCGGGGTCATTGAGTGGAATGGCTTAGAGTTCGATGGCCATGCACTGCATGCAGAGAGCTTGTCATTTGTACACCCTGTCACTGGATTGCCCGTCACATTCCAGTCACCTACCCCTTCATGGGCTAAAGATTTTTATCTCAACAATGGAATAAAGTTCCCTTGA
- the LOC120699777 gene encoding uncharacterized protein LOC120699777 isoform X4 produces MRRMRPSSMVAPPDGVPESLNSDGTIDSNEDMTQHTMMMVELSEVLKTPDAEMNRGFFDAPQQELEKKAYSQEGCVHVKELQRADSHSPCVPPQGNSDCDLMDEEDIFVDDEVVSVDIGQRDEADPQEAAWKNQSEELKVEPILYADTAAAQTPVDGNTDFKLNIVYDKENPRIKVNEYFPTMEDFRMALRLYGINKGFQVHKVKTDKTRYRAECKATGCPWRIVARKLRGLPAVVITMMPAEHNCMSSSNLVTSMASQKWVAQRVVGWLRENPDLGAKELQGKLQEVYNIEVGYATVWAGRQKALNKVFQSWEDNFQILYNFRAALLSRSPGSVVDISTKTCGADVHFDKLFFALQPCIDGFKNGCRPEIALEFTDLDGMYSGKLACACALDGHNWMYPVAWAIFDSDSNANLTWFMEQLKKAIGHLPGLAISTDEGMGFHDKNLAESYDEWTMNIKDMPLVDIVDRLRQMTMEVWYTRSHGSKLSGNILPAVIQQLNAETASLRNIKVCRCGLQTGEVSGNSQDMMPWRHVVDLNEHTCSCGEWQLTWKPCLHALAWITTETDADIESFVHDYYSVERFRAAYSGMVPPMPDKSQWPQVDPGFKLLAPLSKQGAGKRKYTKANQEPGASEQHQLEQYGEVEHCEKGCTLHCPKKRKRCQAEESWKAEDDASWDGAS; encoded by the exons ATGCGGAGGATGCGGCCGTCGTCGATGGTGGCGCCGCCGGACGGGGTGCCGGAGTCGCTGAACAGCGACGGAACCATCGACTCCAAC GAGGACATGACACAACACACCATGATGATGGTGGAGCTAAGCGAAGTTCTGAAAACTCCTGATGCAGAGATGAATAGGGGTTTCTTTGATGCACCTCAACAGGAACTGGA GAAGAAGGCATACTCACAGGAAGGATGTGTTCATGTGAAGGAGTTGCAGAGAGCAG ATAGCCATAGTCCTTGTGTGCCACCTCAGGGAAATTCGGATTGTGATTTGATGGATGAAGAGGATATTTTCGTGGATGATGAGGTGGTCTCTGTGGATATTGGACAGAGGGATGAAGCCGACCCTCAAGAAGCAGCCTGGAAAAATCAAAGTGAGGAACTCAAGGTGGAGCCTATTTTGTATGCTGACACTGCTGCTGCACAAACTCCAGTTGACGGTAACACAGATTTTAAACTCAACATTGTGTATGACAAGGAAAATCCAAGAATCAAGGTAAATGAATATTTCCCTACCATGGAGGACTTCAGGATGGCACTGAGACTGTATGGAATAAACAAGGGGTTTCAGGTGCACAAAGTGAAGACTGATAAGACTAGGTATAGAGCTGAGTGCAAGGCAACAGGCTGTCCCTGGAGAATTGTGGCTCGCAAATTGCGGGGCCTACCAGCTGTTGTG ATTACCATGATGCCTGCAGAGCATAATTGTATGTCTTCTAGTAACCTTGTTACCTCAATGGCATCTCAAAAATGGGTTGCACAGAGGGTTGTTGGTTGGTTGAGGGAGAATCCAGATCTTGGAGCAAAAGAGTTGCAAGGCAAACTGCAGGAGGTCTATAATATTGAGGTTGGCTATGCCACAGTATGGGCTGGAAGGCAGAAAGCGCTGAACAAGGTTTTTCAGTCTTGGGAAGACAATTTTCAGATATTGTACAATTTCAGGGCTGCACTTCTTTCCAGGTCTCCAGGTTCAGTAGTGGATATTTCCACCAAGACGTGTGGAGCTGATGTGCACTTCGACAAACTTTTCTTTGCTTTGCAGCCATGCATAGATGGCTTCAAAAATGGCTGTAGACCTGAAATTGCTCTTGAATTCACGGACTtggatggtatgtactcggggAAATTAGCATGTGCTTGTGCCCTTGATGGTCACAATTGGATGTACCCTGTTGCATGGGCCATTTTCGACTCCGATTCAAATGCTAACTTGACTTGGTTTATGGAACAATTGAAGAAGGCTATTGGCCATCTACCAGGATTAGCTATTTCCACAGATGAAGGCATGGGCTTTCATGATAAGAATCTAGCTGAAAGTTACGATGAATGGACTATGAACATAAAGGACATGCCTTTGGTTGACATTGTTGATAGGTTGAGGCAGATGACAATGGAGGTGTGGTACACGAGAAGTCATGGGAGCAAGCTCTCTGGCAATATTCTCCCTGCAGTTATTCAACAACTTAATGCAGAAACAGCAAGTTTGAGAAACATCAAGGTCTGTAGGTGTGGGTTGCAGACTGGTGAAGTTTCAGGCAACTCTCAGGACATGATGCCGTGGAGGCACGTGGTGGACTTGAACGAGCACACCTGCAGCTGTGGAGAGTGGCAACTAACCTGGAAGCCCTGCCTTCATGCTCTGGCTTGGATTACTACAGAGACAGATGCAGACATCGAATCCTTTGTCCATGACTACTATTCTGTAGAGAGATTTAGGGCCGCATATAGTGGTATGGTTCCACCCATGCCAGACAAGTCACAGTGGCCTCAAGTGGACCCTGGTTTCAAGCTGTTGGCACCGTTGTCGAAACAAGGAGCCGGGAAGAGGAAATACACGAAGGCAAACCAGGAACCAGGTGCTAGTGAGCAGCATCAGTTGGAGCAATATGGAGAAGTTGAACATTGCGAGAAGGGCTGCACACTGCATTGCCCAAAGAAGAG aaagaGATGTCAAGCTGAAGAGAGCTGGAAGGCTGAGGAT
- the LOC120699777 gene encoding uncharacterized protein LOC120699777 isoform X3 — protein sequence MRRMRPSSMVAPPDGVPESLNSDGTIDSNEDMTQHTMMMVELSEVLKTPDAEMNRGFFDAPQQELEKKAYSQEGCVHVKELQRAEDSHSPCVPPQGNSDCDLMDEEDIFVDDEVVSVDIGQRDEADPQEAAWKNQSEELKVEPILYADTAAAQTPVDGNTDFKLNIVYDKENPRIKVNEYFPTMEDFRMALRLYGINKGFQVHKVKTDKTRYRAECKATGCPWRIVARKLRGLPAVVITMMPAEHNCMSSSNLVTSMASQKWVAQRVVGWLRENPDLGAKELQGKLQEVYNIEVGYATVWAGRQKALNKVFQSWEDNFQILYNFRAALLSRSPGSVVDISTKTCGADVHFDKLFFALQPCIDGFKNGCRPEIALEFTDLDGMYSGKLACACALDGHNWMYPVAWAIFDSDSNANLTWFMEQLKKAIGHLPGLAISTDEGMGFHDKNLAESYDEWTMNIKDMPLVDIVDRLRQMTMEVWYTRSHGSKLSGNILPAVIQQLNAETASLRNIKVCRCGLQTGEVSGNSQDMMPWRHVVDLNEHTCSCGEWQLTWKPCLHALAWITTETDADIESFVHDYYSVERFRAAYSGMVPPMPDKSQWPQVDPGFKLLAPLSKQGAGKRKYTKANQEPGASEQHQLEQYGEVEHCEKGCTLHCPKKRKRCQAEESWKAEDDASWDGAS from the exons ATGCGGAGGATGCGGCCGTCGTCGATGGTGGCGCCGCCGGACGGGGTGCCGGAGTCGCTGAACAGCGACGGAACCATCGACTCCAAC GAGGACATGACACAACACACCATGATGATGGTGGAGCTAAGCGAAGTTCTGAAAACTCCTGATGCAGAGATGAATAGGGGTTTCTTTGATGCACCTCAACAGGAACTGGA GAAGAAGGCATACTCACAGGAAGGATGTGTTCATGTGAAGGAGTTGCAGAGAGCAG AAGATAGCCATAGTCCTTGTGTGCCACCTCAGGGAAATTCGGATTGTGATTTGATGGATGAAGAGGATATTTTCGTGGATGATGAGGTGGTCTCTGTGGATATTGGACAGAGGGATGAAGCCGACCCTCAAGAAGCAGCCTGGAAAAATCAAAGTGAGGAACTCAAGGTGGAGCCTATTTTGTATGCTGACACTGCTGCTGCACAAACTCCAGTTGACGGTAACACAGATTTTAAACTCAACATTGTGTATGACAAGGAAAATCCAAGAATCAAGGTAAATGAATATTTCCCTACCATGGAGGACTTCAGGATGGCACTGAGACTGTATGGAATAAACAAGGGGTTTCAGGTGCACAAAGTGAAGACTGATAAGACTAGGTATAGAGCTGAGTGCAAGGCAACAGGCTGTCCCTGGAGAATTGTGGCTCGCAAATTGCGGGGCCTACCAGCTGTTGTG ATTACCATGATGCCTGCAGAGCATAATTGTATGTCTTCTAGTAACCTTGTTACCTCAATGGCATCTCAAAAATGGGTTGCACAGAGGGTTGTTGGTTGGTTGAGGGAGAATCCAGATCTTGGAGCAAAAGAGTTGCAAGGCAAACTGCAGGAGGTCTATAATATTGAGGTTGGCTATGCCACAGTATGGGCTGGAAGGCAGAAAGCGCTGAACAAGGTTTTTCAGTCTTGGGAAGACAATTTTCAGATATTGTACAATTTCAGGGCTGCACTTCTTTCCAGGTCTCCAGGTTCAGTAGTGGATATTTCCACCAAGACGTGTGGAGCTGATGTGCACTTCGACAAACTTTTCTTTGCTTTGCAGCCATGCATAGATGGCTTCAAAAATGGCTGTAGACCTGAAATTGCTCTTGAATTCACGGACTtggatggtatgtactcggggAAATTAGCATGTGCTTGTGCCCTTGATGGTCACAATTGGATGTACCCTGTTGCATGGGCCATTTTCGACTCCGATTCAAATGCTAACTTGACTTGGTTTATGGAACAATTGAAGAAGGCTATTGGCCATCTACCAGGATTAGCTATTTCCACAGATGAAGGCATGGGCTTTCATGATAAGAATCTAGCTGAAAGTTACGATGAATGGACTATGAACATAAAGGACATGCCTTTGGTTGACATTGTTGATAGGTTGAGGCAGATGACAATGGAGGTGTGGTACACGAGAAGTCATGGGAGCAAGCTCTCTGGCAATATTCTCCCTGCAGTTATTCAACAACTTAATGCAGAAACAGCAAGTTTGAGAAACATCAAGGTCTGTAGGTGTGGGTTGCAGACTGGTGAAGTTTCAGGCAACTCTCAGGACATGATGCCGTGGAGGCACGTGGTGGACTTGAACGAGCACACCTGCAGCTGTGGAGAGTGGCAACTAACCTGGAAGCCCTGCCTTCATGCTCTGGCTTGGATTACTACAGAGACAGATGCAGACATCGAATCCTTTGTCCATGACTACTATTCTGTAGAGAGATTTAGGGCCGCATATAGTGGTATGGTTCCACCCATGCCAGACAAGTCACAGTGGCCTCAAGTGGACCCTGGTTTCAAGCTGTTGGCACCGTTGTCGAAACAAGGAGCCGGGAAGAGGAAATACACGAAGGCAAACCAGGAACCAGGTGCTAGTGAGCAGCATCAGTTGGAGCAATATGGAGAAGTTGAACATTGCGAGAAGGGCTGCACACTGCATTGCCCAAAGAAGAG aaagaGATGTCAAGCTGAAGAGAGCTGGAAGGCTGAGGAT
- the LOC120699777 gene encoding uncharacterized protein LOC120699777 isoform X1, producing the protein MRRMRPSSMVAPPDGVPESLNSDGTIDSNEDMTQHTMMMVELSEVLKTPDAEMNRGFFDAPQQELEKKAYSQEGCVHVKELQRAGNYAKKSHTAGADAKKLHPSAANAKESHAEDSHSPCVPPQGNSDCDLMDEEDIFVDDEVVSVDIGQRDEADPQEAAWKNQSEELKVEPILYADTAAAQTPVDGNTDFKLNIVYDKENPRIKVNEYFPTMEDFRMALRLYGINKGFQVHKVKTDKTRYRAECKATGCPWRIVARKLRGLPAVVITMMPAEHNCMSSSNLVTSMASQKWVAQRVVGWLRENPDLGAKELQGKLQEVYNIEVGYATVWAGRQKALNKVFQSWEDNFQILYNFRAALLSRSPGSVVDISTKTCGADVHFDKLFFALQPCIDGFKNGCRPEIALEFTDLDGMYSGKLACACALDGHNWMYPVAWAIFDSDSNANLTWFMEQLKKAIGHLPGLAISTDEGMGFHDKNLAESYDEWTMNIKDMPLVDIVDRLRQMTMEVWYTRSHGSKLSGNILPAVIQQLNAETASLRNIKVCRCGLQTGEVSGNSQDMMPWRHVVDLNEHTCSCGEWQLTWKPCLHALAWITTETDADIESFVHDYYSVERFRAAYSGMVPPMPDKSQWPQVDPGFKLLAPLSKQGAGKRKYTKANQEPGASEQHQLEQYGEVEHCEKGCTLHCPKKRKRCQAEESWKAEDDASWDGAS; encoded by the exons ATGCGGAGGATGCGGCCGTCGTCGATGGTGGCGCCGCCGGACGGGGTGCCGGAGTCGCTGAACAGCGACGGAACCATCGACTCCAAC GAGGACATGACACAACACACCATGATGATGGTGGAGCTAAGCGAAGTTCTGAAAACTCCTGATGCAGAGATGAATAGGGGTTTCTTTGATGCACCTCAACAGGAACTGGA GAAGAAGGCATACTCACAGGAAGGATGTGTTCATGTGAAGGAGTTGCAGAGAGCAGGTAATTATGCAAAGAAGTCGCACACAGCAGGTGCTGATGCAAAGAAGTTGCATCCATCAGCTGCTAATGCTAAGGAATCCCATGCAGAAGATAGCCATAGTCCTTGTGTGCCACCTCAGGGAAATTCGGATTGTGATTTGATGGATGAAGAGGATATTTTCGTGGATGATGAGGTGGTCTCTGTGGATATTGGACAGAGGGATGAAGCCGACCCTCAAGAAGCAGCCTGGAAAAATCAAAGTGAGGAACTCAAGGTGGAGCCTATTTTGTATGCTGACACTGCTGCTGCACAAACTCCAGTTGACGGTAACACAGATTTTAAACTCAACATTGTGTATGACAAGGAAAATCCAAGAATCAAGGTAAATGAATATTTCCCTACCATGGAGGACTTCAGGATGGCACTGAGACTGTATGGAATAAACAAGGGGTTTCAGGTGCACAAAGTGAAGACTGATAAGACTAGGTATAGAGCTGAGTGCAAGGCAACAGGCTGTCCCTGGAGAATTGTGGCTCGCAAATTGCGGGGCCTACCAGCTGTTGTG ATTACCATGATGCCTGCAGAGCATAATTGTATGTCTTCTAGTAACCTTGTTACCTCAATGGCATCTCAAAAATGGGTTGCACAGAGGGTTGTTGGTTGGTTGAGGGAGAATCCAGATCTTGGAGCAAAAGAGTTGCAAGGCAAACTGCAGGAGGTCTATAATATTGAGGTTGGCTATGCCACAGTATGGGCTGGAAGGCAGAAAGCGCTGAACAAGGTTTTTCAGTCTTGGGAAGACAATTTTCAGATATTGTACAATTTCAGGGCTGCACTTCTTTCCAGGTCTCCAGGTTCAGTAGTGGATATTTCCACCAAGACGTGTGGAGCTGATGTGCACTTCGACAAACTTTTCTTTGCTTTGCAGCCATGCATAGATGGCTTCAAAAATGGCTGTAGACCTGAAATTGCTCTTGAATTCACGGACTtggatggtatgtactcggggAAATTAGCATGTGCTTGTGCCCTTGATGGTCACAATTGGATGTACCCTGTTGCATGGGCCATTTTCGACTCCGATTCAAATGCTAACTTGACTTGGTTTATGGAACAATTGAAGAAGGCTATTGGCCATCTACCAGGATTAGCTATTTCCACAGATGAAGGCATGGGCTTTCATGATAAGAATCTAGCTGAAAGTTACGATGAATGGACTATGAACATAAAGGACATGCCTTTGGTTGACATTGTTGATAGGTTGAGGCAGATGACAATGGAGGTGTGGTACACGAGAAGTCATGGGAGCAAGCTCTCTGGCAATATTCTCCCTGCAGTTATTCAACAACTTAATGCAGAAACAGCAAGTTTGAGAAACATCAAGGTCTGTAGGTGTGGGTTGCAGACTGGTGAAGTTTCAGGCAACTCTCAGGACATGATGCCGTGGAGGCACGTGGTGGACTTGAACGAGCACACCTGCAGCTGTGGAGAGTGGCAACTAACCTGGAAGCCCTGCCTTCATGCTCTGGCTTGGATTACTACAGAGACAGATGCAGACATCGAATCCTTTGTCCATGACTACTATTCTGTAGAGAGATTTAGGGCCGCATATAGTGGTATGGTTCCACCCATGCCAGACAAGTCACAGTGGCCTCAAGTGGACCCTGGTTTCAAGCTGTTGGCACCGTTGTCGAAACAAGGAGCCGGGAAGAGGAAATACACGAAGGCAAACCAGGAACCAGGTGCTAGTGAGCAGCATCAGTTGGAGCAATATGGAGAAGTTGAACATTGCGAGAAGGGCTGCACACTGCATTGCCCAAAGAAGAG aaagaGATGTCAAGCTGAAGAGAGCTGGAAGGCTGAGGAT
- the LOC120699777 gene encoding uncharacterized protein LOC120699777 isoform X2, giving the protein MRRMRPSSMVAPPDGVPESLNSDGTIDSNEDMTQHTMMMVELSEVLKTPDAEMNRGFFDAPQQELEKKAYSQEGCVHVKELQRAGNYAKKSHTAGADAKKLHPSAANAKESHAEDSHSPCVPPQGNSDCDLMDEEDIFVDDEVVSVDIGQRDEADPQEAAWKNQSEELKVEPILYADTAAAQTPVDGNTDFKLNIVYDKENPRIKVNEYFPTMEDFRMALRLYGINKGFQVHKVKTDKTRYRAECKATGCPWRIVARKLRGLPAVVITMMPAEHNCMSSSNLVTSMASQKWVAQRVVGWLRENPDLGAKELQGKLQEVYNIEVGYATVWAGRQKALNKVFQSWEDNFQILYNFRAALLSRSPGSVVDISTKTCGADVHFDKLFFALQPCIDGFKNGCRPEIALEFTDLDGMYSGKLACACALDGHNWMYPVAWAIFDSDSNANLTWFMEQLKKAIGHLPGLAISTDEGMGFHDKNLAESYDEWTMNIKDMPLVDIVDRLRQMTMEVWYTRSHGSKLSGNILPAVIQQLNAETASLRNIKVCRCGLQTGEVSGNSQDMMPWRHVVDLNEHTCSCGEWQLTWKPCLHALAWITTETDADIESFVHDYYSVERFRAAYSGMVPPMPDKSQWPQVDPGFKLLAPLSKQGAGKRKYTKANQEPGASEQHQLEQYGEVEHCEKGCTLHCPKKRKRCQAEESWKAEDVVGAGVA; this is encoded by the exons ATGCGGAGGATGCGGCCGTCGTCGATGGTGGCGCCGCCGGACGGGGTGCCGGAGTCGCTGAACAGCGACGGAACCATCGACTCCAAC GAGGACATGACACAACACACCATGATGATGGTGGAGCTAAGCGAAGTTCTGAAAACTCCTGATGCAGAGATGAATAGGGGTTTCTTTGATGCACCTCAACAGGAACTGGA GAAGAAGGCATACTCACAGGAAGGATGTGTTCATGTGAAGGAGTTGCAGAGAGCAGGTAATTATGCAAAGAAGTCGCACACAGCAGGTGCTGATGCAAAGAAGTTGCATCCATCAGCTGCTAATGCTAAGGAATCCCATGCAGAAGATAGCCATAGTCCTTGTGTGCCACCTCAGGGAAATTCGGATTGTGATTTGATGGATGAAGAGGATATTTTCGTGGATGATGAGGTGGTCTCTGTGGATATTGGACAGAGGGATGAAGCCGACCCTCAAGAAGCAGCCTGGAAAAATCAAAGTGAGGAACTCAAGGTGGAGCCTATTTTGTATGCTGACACTGCTGCTGCACAAACTCCAGTTGACGGTAACACAGATTTTAAACTCAACATTGTGTATGACAAGGAAAATCCAAGAATCAAGGTAAATGAATATTTCCCTACCATGGAGGACTTCAGGATGGCACTGAGACTGTATGGAATAAACAAGGGGTTTCAGGTGCACAAAGTGAAGACTGATAAGACTAGGTATAGAGCTGAGTGCAAGGCAACAGGCTGTCCCTGGAGAATTGTGGCTCGCAAATTGCGGGGCCTACCAGCTGTTGTG ATTACCATGATGCCTGCAGAGCATAATTGTATGTCTTCTAGTAACCTTGTTACCTCAATGGCATCTCAAAAATGGGTTGCACAGAGGGTTGTTGGTTGGTTGAGGGAGAATCCAGATCTTGGAGCAAAAGAGTTGCAAGGCAAACTGCAGGAGGTCTATAATATTGAGGTTGGCTATGCCACAGTATGGGCTGGAAGGCAGAAAGCGCTGAACAAGGTTTTTCAGTCTTGGGAAGACAATTTTCAGATATTGTACAATTTCAGGGCTGCACTTCTTTCCAGGTCTCCAGGTTCAGTAGTGGATATTTCCACCAAGACGTGTGGAGCTGATGTGCACTTCGACAAACTTTTCTTTGCTTTGCAGCCATGCATAGATGGCTTCAAAAATGGCTGTAGACCTGAAATTGCTCTTGAATTCACGGACTtggatggtatgtactcggggAAATTAGCATGTGCTTGTGCCCTTGATGGTCACAATTGGATGTACCCTGTTGCATGGGCCATTTTCGACTCCGATTCAAATGCTAACTTGACTTGGTTTATGGAACAATTGAAGAAGGCTATTGGCCATCTACCAGGATTAGCTATTTCCACAGATGAAGGCATGGGCTTTCATGATAAGAATCTAGCTGAAAGTTACGATGAATGGACTATGAACATAAAGGACATGCCTTTGGTTGACATTGTTGATAGGTTGAGGCAGATGACAATGGAGGTGTGGTACACGAGAAGTCATGGGAGCAAGCTCTCTGGCAATATTCTCCCTGCAGTTATTCAACAACTTAATGCAGAAACAGCAAGTTTGAGAAACATCAAGGTCTGTAGGTGTGGGTTGCAGACTGGTGAAGTTTCAGGCAACTCTCAGGACATGATGCCGTGGAGGCACGTGGTGGACTTGAACGAGCACACCTGCAGCTGTGGAGAGTGGCAACTAACCTGGAAGCCCTGCCTTCATGCTCTGGCTTGGATTACTACAGAGACAGATGCAGACATCGAATCCTTTGTCCATGACTACTATTCTGTAGAGAGATTTAGGGCCGCATATAGTGGTATGGTTCCACCCATGCCAGACAAGTCACAGTGGCCTCAAGTGGACCCTGGTTTCAAGCTGTTGGCACCGTTGTCGAAACAAGGAGCCGGGAAGAGGAAATACACGAAGGCAAACCAGGAACCAGGTGCTAGTGAGCAGCATCAGTTGGAGCAATATGGAGAAGTTGAACATTGCGAGAAGGGCTGCACACTGCATTGCCCAAAGAAGAG aaagaGATGTCAAGCTGAAGAGAGCTGGAAGGCTGAGGATGTTGTGGGCGCCGGG